A stretch of Ignavibacteria bacterium DNA encodes these proteins:
- a CDS encoding redoxin family protein, with translation MLRTLLLAIVTLAMTIPSIAGTVTILPMSPKEGASITIEYVPDAVDANIIAGGKLHAVLYGFVADAESPRATEVELEKSGNRWVGKTTLAKGIVYTIVKVGNGLRYDTNKELFWEFLTSAERGTGVMGAHMRAALARYGQLPVPCRMKEDYAGAVEELEQETMLHPNNTAARVNYILVMKNIGQLDEAEATAKLREITTSVMQATTPLDAIALSQAYEVQGRADDAQRVIMDAVSRFPRSIVDEQAALGQLSTAPTIDVFMDKAEDHLQAWPNSFARQNLIDAVVKAATQQNALRQLVKFLDRTKGITAMTYHQAVNFIGANDTLRPDAFRLIEAGLAAADDDSRRPTFVGPSEWHEEQRIATSLLYFVQGAIYRAEQQPAKALASLEKSMEIGGNETEKNCYDMMIGLYRDQQSPKKAIAVAERALSTGAATQGILDAYRLLQSAEGLDSVAIATKENTLRNKGRGVLSARIAREMLNQAPIDGALTTLDGKPLKISDWRGKVVIVDYWATWCGPCKQSFPSLQKLYERYKSNTNVVFAVVNVWERVEDRTKTVKDFLSTNKNLTFPMFIDKDDSVVAKYGVTGIPTKFYIGKDGRIQFKEVGFTPEEQFLEEATNRIEVLLAQ, from the coding sequence ATGCTCCGTACTCTCCTTTTGGCCATCGTTACGCTGGCAATGACAATACCATCCATTGCCGGTACGGTGACCATCCTTCCGATGTCGCCCAAGGAAGGGGCTTCCATCACAATCGAGTACGTACCCGATGCAGTTGATGCGAACATCATCGCAGGTGGCAAACTGCATGCGGTTCTCTACGGGTTTGTTGCTGATGCTGAATCTCCACGTGCAACAGAAGTTGAACTCGAGAAGAGTGGCAATCGGTGGGTCGGAAAGACCACGCTGGCCAAGGGTATTGTGTATACAATAGTGAAGGTTGGCAATGGACTTCGGTATGACACGAACAAGGAACTCTTCTGGGAATTCCTTACTTCTGCTGAGCGAGGAACTGGCGTAATGGGTGCACATATGCGTGCCGCCTTAGCTCGTTACGGTCAACTCCCGGTTCCATGTCGCATGAAGGAGGATTACGCAGGGGCGGTTGAGGAACTCGAACAAGAAACGATGTTGCATCCCAACAACACAGCGGCACGAGTGAATTACATCCTTGTGATGAAGAACATCGGTCAGCTGGACGAAGCCGAGGCAACTGCAAAGCTGCGTGAGATCACAACATCCGTGATGCAGGCAACTACGCCTCTTGATGCAATTGCGCTCTCCCAGGCCTATGAAGTGCAGGGCCGGGCAGATGACGCTCAGCGTGTGATCATGGATGCTGTGTCTCGTTTTCCGCGAAGCATCGTTGATGAACAAGCTGCATTAGGACAGTTGAGCACGGCACCTACGATCGATGTGTTTATGGACAAGGCCGAGGATCACTTGCAGGCATGGCCGAATTCGTTTGCACGTCAGAACTTGATCGACGCAGTGGTCAAGGCAGCAACGCAGCAGAATGCACTTCGACAGCTCGTCAAGTTCCTCGACAGAACGAAGGGGATCACGGCGATGACCTATCATCAGGCAGTGAACTTCATCGGTGCCAACGATACCCTGCGTCCGGATGCTTTCAGACTCATTGAAGCCGGATTAGCTGCGGCCGATGATGATTCACGTCGACCAACCTTCGTCGGTCCATCTGAATGGCACGAAGAACAACGCATCGCAACCTCCCTACTATACTTTGTTCAGGGGGCTATCTACCGCGCCGAACAGCAACCGGCAAAAGCACTTGCGTCGCTCGAGAAGAGTATGGAGATCGGTGGCAACGAGACAGAGAAGAATTGTTATGACATGATGATCGGACTTTACCGTGATCAGCAGTCACCGAAGAAGGCCATTGCAGTTGCAGAACGGGCACTATCAACAGGCGCAGCTACTCAAGGAATACTCGACGCCTATCGTTTGCTCCAGTCGGCTGAAGGACTCGATAGTGTAGCCATTGCCACAAAGGAGAATACGCTTCGGAACAAGGGGCGCGGAGTACTTTCAGCACGCATCGCACGCGAGATGCTGAACCAAGCACCGATCGATGGTGCACTGACCACGTTGGATGGGAAGCCCCTTAAAATCTCTGATTGGCGGGGGAAGGTAGTTATTGTGGACTATTGGGCTACATGGTGCGGGCCTTGCAAACAGTCGTTCCCGTCACTGCAAAAGCTCTACGAACGTTACAAGAGCAACACCAATGTAGTCTTCGCCGTTGTGAATGTATGGGAACGTGTAGAGGATCGCACGAAGACGGTGAAAGACTTCTTGTCAACGAATAAGAACCTGACCTTCCCAATGTTCATCGATAAGGATGACAGTGTTGTTGCCAAGTATGGTGTTACCGGTATACCAACGAAGTTCTACATTGGCAAGGACGGTCGGATCCAATTCAAAGAAGTTGGATTCACGCCGGAAGAACAATTCTTGGAAGAGGCAACCAATCGCATTGAGGTTCTGCTCGCACAATAG
- a CDS encoding SDR family oxidoreductase → MPIVWITGGARRIGRGLALRFAARGYDVAFTYHTSHDAAAATKAEIENKGRRCLITQCDVADDVSLGSALETFDQELGTADVVISNAGVFPKQQTVVDTGLEGLKETLSVNTFPLLTIARAYHAVCARRGTQGRLISIGSLGSMEIWKDRIAYNVSKSALQTLALSLARALAPSMTVNTVAPGAIAQPEDVTSNDASLIDASRIPMNRHGSVDDVFDAVWFFATASPYITGQTIVVDGGYRLVR, encoded by the coding sequence ATGCCAATAGTCTGGATCACGGGTGGAGCACGGCGTATCGGTAGGGGGCTTGCCCTTCGATTTGCCGCGCGTGGTTACGATGTGGCCTTCACCTATCACACATCACACGACGCGGCAGCCGCTACAAAGGCAGAGATAGAGAACAAGGGGCGTCGTTGCCTGATCACTCAATGTGACGTGGCGGATGACGTATCTCTTGGATCAGCACTTGAGACATTCGATCAAGAGCTTGGCACCGCAGATGTTGTGATCAGCAATGCCGGAGTGTTTCCAAAGCAACAAACGGTTGTCGACACCGGGCTCGAAGGTCTCAAGGAAACTCTCAGTGTGAATACCTTCCCACTCTTGACCATCGCAAGAGCATATCATGCAGTATGCGCACGGCGCGGTACGCAAGGTCGGTTGATCAGTATAGGTTCGCTCGGATCGATGGAGATTTGGAAAGATCGCATCGCATACAATGTCAGCAAGAGCGCTCTTCAGACATTGGCGCTTTCACTGGCTCGAGCACTCGCACCATCCATGACCGTCAACACCGTTGCTCCGGGTGCTATTGCACAACCGGAAGACGTAACATCCAATGACGCATCACTCATTGATGCATCTCGTATACCAATGAATCGGCATGGCAGCGTTGATGATGTCTTTGATGCAGTGTGGTTTTTTGCCACGGCCTCACCGTACATCACCGGCCAAACCATTGTTGTAGATGGCGGATATCGTTTGGTCCGCTGA
- a CDS encoding S8 family serine peptidase, producing MATMTEKSTAQRIPCRVVFSDKGPVDFVPGTPVYDTLLARFHPNSLERRSSMGMSPVLDSLDAPVYAPYLDSIQSISDSILIVLPWFNSVTVGLTEAEQGQVQGLPFVTSVIPTSSISYGLNEPLDCEAPRYGYADRQQSFLGTAPLHNAGIYGKNVRIGMIDNGFRWRSMSSLVHLDVEAEYDVIYGDSVTANEPIDVRRQDEHGSIILSVIAGWEQDSLIGIAPFGSYLLAKSEDMRYERRIEEELYAAAIIWLEQQGADVSSSSLGYRIYDSTESQTPYSALDGKTTYASRAINIAASRGMICVTAAGNDGPAKNTLSTPGDADSAITVGALATDGISRWPQSSWGPTADGQQKPDFAALGMGAAGQEVSGLFTFSSGTSMATPMVAGQVALLRELYPDVAPWTIREALQVSSLFSSDPDSVLGYGSIDAAAAARYLGPGIGPPTIVTVDSKRTVLASVFCDLAVDVKLIIKDPITGQTSTVQGLRSDDPWYLFAIEESQIFRDEMYARVEATVTGSSRRGSFPRDTSWFILPRNAVIKPCGVRLPGSVTTVNDDITAHLEPMVVDHPLSVGTRVIDVVGIKEPLIDIRLVHITMGTEIPCAFTSFDADRVRVRTSEDLERGAYLIVLRYENSSQTLPIIVR from the coding sequence ATGGCAACCATGACGGAAAAGAGCACTGCCCAGCGTATACCCTGCCGTGTTGTTTTTTCGGATAAGGGGCCGGTGGACTTCGTCCCCGGAACGCCGGTCTATGACACCCTCCTAGCCCGGTTTCACCCTAACTCATTGGAACGCAGATCCAGCATGGGAATGAGTCCAGTACTCGATTCACTCGATGCACCTGTCTATGCCCCCTACCTCGACTCGATTCAGTCGATCAGCGACTCCATCTTGATCGTCCTGCCATGGTTCAATTCCGTTACGGTTGGTCTAACAGAAGCAGAACAAGGACAAGTTCAGGGATTGCCCTTCGTAACATCGGTGATTCCCACGTCGAGCATTTCCTATGGACTGAATGAACCGCTGGACTGTGAAGCACCGCGGTATGGATATGCCGATCGACAGCAAAGTTTCCTTGGTACAGCACCTCTGCATAATGCCGGTATCTATGGCAAGAATGTCCGTATAGGCATGATCGACAATGGATTTCGGTGGAGATCGATGTCGTCACTTGTTCACCTAGATGTTGAAGCAGAATATGACGTGATCTACGGTGATTCCGTCACGGCCAACGAGCCGATCGATGTTCGACGGCAGGATGAACATGGCAGCATCATTCTATCGGTGATCGCCGGCTGGGAGCAGGACTCACTGATCGGTATAGCTCCATTTGGCTCCTACTTGCTTGCCAAGTCAGAGGACATGCGGTACGAACGCAGGATCGAAGAAGAACTCTATGCTGCGGCGATCATATGGCTTGAGCAGCAAGGGGCTGATGTCTCAAGCTCATCACTAGGCTATCGGATCTACGATTCAACAGAATCGCAAACACCATATTCTGCGTTGGACGGCAAGACCACGTACGCCTCAAGAGCGATCAACATTGCAGCCAGTCGGGGCATGATCTGTGTTACCGCTGCCGGGAATGACGGTCCGGCTAAGAATACGCTCAGTACGCCGGGCGATGCAGATAGTGCCATTACCGTTGGCGCTCTGGCAACCGACGGCATCTCTCGCTGGCCACAGTCTTCATGGGGACCAACTGCCGACGGACAACAGAAACCAGATTTTGCTGCTCTTGGAATGGGCGCTGCCGGACAGGAGGTCTCCGGGCTGTTCACGTTCTCGTCGGGAACGTCAATGGCTACGCCGATGGTTGCCGGTCAGGTAGCCTTATTGCGTGAACTCTATCCAGATGTGGCTCCTTGGACCATTCGTGAGGCACTTCAGGTATCGTCGCTATTCTCTTCCGATCCCGATTCAGTTCTCGGCTACGGCTCTATCGACGCTGCCGCTGCCGCACGATATCTTGGACCGGGGATCGGTCCACCAACGATCGTTACCGTTGATAGCAAGAGAACGGTGTTGGCTTCGGTCTTTTGTGACCTCGCTGTGGACGTGAAACTCATCATCAAGGACCCGATCACAGGACAGACCTCTACGGTGCAGGGACTTCGTTCTGATGATCCCTGGTATCTGTTCGCTATTGAAGAATCGCAGATCTTCCGCGATGAAATGTATGCACGAGTCGAGGCAACTGTGACGGGGTCTTCACGGCGCGGTTCCTTCCCTCGCGACACATCATGGTTCATTCTGCCTCGAAACGCAGTCATCAAGCCGTGTGGCGTGCGCCTTCCGGGATCTGTTACCACGGTCAATGATGATATCACAGCCCATCTTGAGCCAATGGTCGTAGATCACCCGCTCTCTGTAGGAACTCGGGTGATCGATGTAGTAGGTATCAAAGAGCCCCTTATTGACATTCGTCTGGTGCACATCACGATGGGTACAGAGATACCTTGCGCATTCACATCATTCGATGCCGATCGAGTGCGAGTGCGCACTTCCGAGGACCTCGAACGCGGAGCATATCTTATCGTTCTTCGATACGAGAATTCGTCACAGACCCTTCCGATCATCGTCCGCTGA
- a CDS encoding SDR family oxidoreductase, translated as MPTMLITGSSGGLGRVVANQARTTGWNVFAVNHEHGDLADENVLQRLVPDIPQDLTAVVHLVGGITAGKPLDQTTQSDLEHMLRLNVTTTFNVMQATIPLLRSNGGGSIVTIGAQAVVHPVPNRSLYAASKSAVVSLTQSVAEEGRSEGIRCNCILPSVIRTEANLAWADGAMADEWVTPEQIATTILHLCSPECGLSGGVIPMFGRGSF; from the coding sequence ATGCCCACAATGTTGATCACCGGCTCCTCCGGCGGACTCGGCCGCGTGGTTGCCAACCAAGCTCGAACCACTGGCTGGAACGTCTTTGCAGTGAACCATGAACACGGCGATCTCGCTGATGAGAATGTTCTGCAGAGGCTCGTTCCCGACATACCCCAAGATCTGACGGCCGTGGTCCACCTTGTTGGGGGCATCACCGCTGGGAAGCCCCTTGACCAAACGACGCAATCGGATCTTGAGCACATGCTCCGGTTGAACGTGACAACAACCTTCAATGTCATGCAGGCGACAATTCCGCTTCTGCGATCGAATGGAGGGGGCTCCATCGTCACCATCGGCGCTCAGGCGGTTGTCCACCCTGTTCCGAACAGATCACTCTATGCGGCTTCAAAATCGGCCGTCGTATCACTTACCCAGTCGGTGGCAGAAGAAGGACGAAGCGAAGGCATACGATGCAACTGTATTCTTCCAAGCGTGATCCGCACCGAAGCCAATCTTGCTTGGGCCGATGGTGCGATGGCAGATGAGTGGGTAACACCTGAGCAGATCGCAACAACGATCCTGCATCTATGCTCTCCTGAGTGTGGCCTATCGGGTGGCGTGATCCCCATGTTTGGTCGAGGTTCATTTTGA
- a CDS encoding ATP-binding cassette domain-containing protein, giving the protein MITALVFMIPSSGISLAFPALTGTIIDRIISSDAPSELLQTGGIFLGLLSLQAFVGYFVSVTMARTTERVIATLRGNLFHHIVKLPLSHLTTRRVGELSSRLSSDLTQIQETFSFSILQLLRQSVFLIGSITLILMTSVQLTIPILVGTPIVVGAAVLIGRRIRKLSTKTQDALARTSTIVDETLQSINAVKSYVQERYESGRYDEALHENVTLAISGARLRAIFVTFIIFTIFGGIAAVILYGAKLVASHEVSMGQLLSFLMYAMFVGGALGSFAELFGQIQKSLGASVRIRELFDEPIEDVGEDAPPITLSSIELRDVQFSYPERSEISVVTGISLAVENGQRVAFVGESGAGKSTTAALMQRLYEPTSGTILYDGRPASEFTLAQVRRNIGVVPQDIVLFGGSIEDNIRYGRPDATHEEVREAARGANALDFIEKFPEGFKTLVGERGIKLSGGQRQRVAIARALLKNPPILILDEATSSLDAESERLIQEALERLMSDRTTIIIAHRLSTVRTCDRIFVYAGGTIQESGTHEELLAHAGLYRRWCDLQFLR; this is encoded by the coding sequence ATGATCACAGCACTTGTGTTCATGATCCCAAGCAGTGGTATCAGTCTGGCCTTTCCGGCACTCACGGGAACGATCATCGATAGGATCATCAGTAGCGATGCTCCGTCTGAGTTGTTGCAGACTGGTGGAATCTTTCTTGGACTACTGTCGTTGCAGGCATTCGTAGGATACTTCGTTTCCGTGACGATGGCTCGAACAACAGAGCGTGTGATCGCAACCTTACGAGGAAATCTCTTTCATCACATCGTGAAGCTCCCGCTCTCGCACCTAACCACCCGTCGTGTTGGTGAGTTGTCGTCTCGATTATCCAGTGATCTAACACAGATCCAGGAGACGTTCTCATTCTCGATCCTTCAGCTTTTGCGACAGAGTGTGTTTCTCATTGGATCGATCACTCTGATCCTAATGACAAGCGTACAACTCACGATACCAATCCTCGTTGGAACTCCAATTGTAGTAGGAGCTGCAGTTCTGATAGGACGTCGCATACGGAAGTTGAGTACAAAGACGCAGGATGCACTGGCACGTACGTCAACGATCGTGGATGAGACACTACAGAGCATCAATGCCGTAAAGTCCTACGTTCAAGAACGCTACGAGTCCGGTCGGTACGATGAAGCCTTGCATGAGAACGTCACGTTAGCCATCTCAGGGGCCCGACTTCGTGCGATCTTCGTGACCTTCATCATCTTCACCATCTTCGGGGGTATCGCTGCTGTGATCCTCTACGGAGCAAAGCTGGTAGCATCCCATGAAGTATCGATGGGACAACTGTTGTCCTTCCTCATGTATGCAATGTTCGTTGGTGGAGCGTTGGGATCGTTTGCTGAGTTATTCGGGCAGATCCAGAAATCCCTTGGAGCTTCGGTGCGGATCCGCGAGCTGTTCGACGAACCCATCGAAGATGTCGGAGAAGATGCGCCCCCTATCACGCTCTCTTCGATCGAACTCCGCGATGTTCAGTTCTCGTATCCGGAACGCTCAGAGATATCAGTGGTAACGGGGATATCGCTAGCAGTTGAGAATGGACAGCGTGTGGCCTTCGTTGGTGAAAGCGGTGCCGGCAAGTCAACTACAGCGGCCTTGATGCAACGTCTCTATGAACCAACGAGCGGCACCATCCTTTACGATGGAAGGCCAGCTTCGGAATTCACTCTTGCGCAGGTGCGACGGAACATCGGCGTGGTTCCGCAGGACATCGTGCTCTTTGGAGGGTCGATCGAGGACAACATACGATATGGCAGACCGGATGCTACGCACGAAGAAGTTCGTGAAGCAGCCCGAGGAGCGAATGCCTTGGACTTCATAGAGAAGTTCCCTGAGGGATTCAAGACACTTGTTGGCGAGCGCGGTATCAAACTCAGCGGTGGACAACGTCAGCGTGTGGCGATCGCCCGCGCCCTGTTGAAGAATCCACCGATCTTGATCTTGGATGAAGCGACAAGTTCACTTGATGCCGAGAGTGAGCGTTTGATACAAGAAGCCCTTGAACGCCTGATGTCTGATCGTACAACGATCATCATCGCTCATAGACTGAGTACAGTTCGCACATGCGATAGGATCTTTGTGTATGCTGGTGGTACAATACAAGAGTCCGGCACGCACGAGGAGTTACTCGCACATGCCGGACTGTATCGGCGTTGGTGTGACCTTCAGTTCTTGCGTTGA